Below is a window of Pseudomonadota bacterium DNA.
TTGACGGGATTTTTCCCCGATCAATTTAATTTGCTTGCCGCCCTTACCTAAGACAATCGGCTTTTGACTTTCTCGCTGCACATAAATGGTTTGGTGAATTTTGATGCTTCCATTCTTGAATGTCTCCCATGTATCTGTTTCAACTGCAATCGAATACGGTAGTTCTTGGTGTAGGTACAAGTAAACTTTTTCCCGGGTAATTTCTGCTGCCATCAAACGCTGCGGTAAATTGGTAATTTGATCAGCTGGATATAGCCAAGGGCTTTTAGGCAAGCTTTGGGTACAAAAGTTCATAAAGTCTTCCACTCCGTCGCCCAGTGTTGCAGAAATCATAAAAGTTTTTTCAATTTCACGCCCTTTGGTTAACTCAGCTGCAAGCTCAAGCAAACGCTCACCCGGAACCAAATCGATTTTATTGAGAATTAAAATCGGCTTTTTATCTGCACGTTGCAGATAATCCAAAATTCTTAGAGTTTCTTGCAAGTCTTTACGGTGTACATCGACAATGACAGAAACTATATCCGCATCACGCAAAGCACCCCAGGCTGCTTTGACCATGGCCCGTTCTAAACGTCGCTTGGGATTAAAAATCCCAGGTGTATCCACCAGAATAACCTGCACATGCTCTCGCAAGGCAATGCCTAGAATGCGAAAGCGAGTGGTTTGTACTTTTGGGGTAACAATTGAAACTTTAGCGCCAACTAGCAAATTAATCAGAGTCGACTTTCCAGCATTGGGAGCCCCAAGTACAGCAACAAACCCACACTTATCCTCTTGTACAGGCATCACCCTTTGTCCTCGACGCCCAATTGTTCTAACATTGCTTTTGCAGCAGCTTGGGCTGCATCACGCTTTGCAGAGCCTTTTCCTTGAGCTGCCGGAACGCCTGCAACACGCACTTCCAAAACAAATGTTGGTTGATGATGCGCACCATAGCTCTTTATAATCTTGTACTCAGGAATCGGTTTGCCATTACGTTGGGCCCATTCTTGCAAAAGTGATTTTGGATCTTTCAGGTTCGTCTTACCAAGTTGCAGAATAGGTCGCCAATACCGATGAATAAATGCTTTGGCAACATCCAATCCTCCGTCAAGATATAATGCTGCAATCACAGATTCACAGCAGTCCGCTAGAATTGGCTCACGTTGCCTGCCATGCGCGCGTAGCTCTGCCCCAGCGACATTCACATAATCGTCTAAGTTAATTTCTTGAGCAACCCTTGCAAGAGTTTCACGCCGCACAAGAGAAGTAAAGCGCCTTGAAAGGGCCCCTTCATTTTCTTCAGGAAAATCCTGAAAGATCATTTCTGCAATTACTAAGCCAAGGACACGGTCACCAAAAAATTCTAGTCTTTGGTAACTGGGAACTGATTGCGCTGAGCTGGCACTCGGGTGCGTTAGAGCTTCCTCTAAAAGAGGTAAAGATTCAAAATGATGTCCAAGCGCCTTAAAAAGAAGTTCAAATGAATCAAGCATTTCCTAATATATCATTTGCATCATTCGACCATAACGGGTTTCTGTTGGCCATTTCCATGGCTGCCACCAATAAGTTTCAGGGTCGGTGGGTATTTTCGTTGAAAAGAAAATCAACTCAGCTTGACCTACGATGTTTTCATAAGGCACCATCCCCAACCGTGTTCCACGGCTGTCATCGGAGTGATCGCGATTATCACCCATAACAAAGTAAAAACCCTCAGGTACGACAAACTCTTGGGTGTTATCAAGTACGTTCATTCCAAAATCAACGGTTTTTACAATCAAATGCTCTACACCATTGGGTAGGGTTTCCGTATAGAGCTGAGACGTATGGTATCTACCTTTCTCATCACGCCATTTGTAGTCTTCTTTAAATTGAAGCCGCGCCTCTTGCCCGTTGACAATAACGATGCCATCAACCACTTGAATCACATCTCCAGGCACACCGATGACCCGTTTGATCCAATCTTCACCTATTTCATGGGATGGACGAAAGACGATAACATCTCCCTGTTTGGGCGCCCCTGATAGAACTCTGCCCTCAAATAAAGGAAAACCAAAGGGAAAAGAATAGCGACTGTACCCATAAGTGAACTTCGAAACAAACAAATAGTCTCCCACCAAAAGGGTTGGAACCATAGAAGGAGTTGGTATATTAAATGGTTTATAGAGTAGAGAGTGAAAAAGCAAAACAAAGGCACCTGCATACACAACTGTCTTAACGAGCTCTATCAGCCAATGATCTTGTTTCTTGGGCATCGATTTTAAAATCCGTTGTTTCTACCTGCGCTACTCCAAAATCTGGGCTTAGCCCTGGGATAACTCACAGCTCTCACGTACGCCTGAGTACGTTGCGACCGCTCGTTCGATTTTTCTTAAAGTATCGCAGGTACAGTGAATATTCTTATCCAAGTAGTATAGGAACAAACCATAAAATGCAAGGATATATGCATTTACACATCCAGCGCATACCGACAGTTATCCTTGCCATTTTGAGTGAATGCGTGTACAAAGAGTTAATAAATTCTTAAAATTAGGAAAAGTTGTCGCTCTTTATGCAAGCTAAGTTTCTGACCACACCGATCGATCGAAGAGACCTGCTGCGTGTAGGTGGGGGTCTTATTGCCGGATCTCTGATTGTGCCCAAGTGGGCTGTTGCTGCTCCTTTGAAACCAGAACAGGCTTTGAATCTTTACAATGTCAATACTGGTGAATTTTTCAAGGAAGTGATTTGGGCAGGTGGCGGATATGTTCAAGAAAATCTCACAAAGGTTTATAGCTTCTTGAGGGATTGGCGTACCGGTCAGGAAATCAAGATTAACCACGAGCTACTTTCTTTGCTCTATCGATTGGGTGAAAAGGTCGATGCGAAAAAGCCTTTTGAGATCTTTTGTGGATATCGTTCGCCAAAGACAAACGCGCAGCTTCGCAAACGCAATAAGGGTGTTGCTCGGCGTAGTCGGCATATGACTGGAGATGCTGTGGATTTTAAGATTCCAGGTGTG
It encodes the following:
- the lepB gene encoding signal peptidase I; the protein is MPKKQDHWLIELVKTVVYAGAFVLLFHSLLYKPFNIPTPSMVPTLLVGDYLFVSKFTYGYSRYSFPFGFPLFEGRVLSGAPKQGDVIVFRPSHEIGEDWIKRVIGVPGDVIQVVDGIVIVNGQEARLQFKEDYKWRDEKGRYHTSQLYTETLPNGVEHLIVKTVDFGMNVLDNTQEFVVPEGFYFVMGDNRDHSDDSRGTRLGMVPYENIVGQAELIFFSTKIPTDPETYWWQPWKWPTETRYGRMMQMIY
- a CDS encoding YcbK family protein; translation: MQAKFLTTPIDRRDLLRVGGGLIAGSLIVPKWAVAAPLKPEQALNLYNVNTGEFFKEVIWAGGGYVQENLTKVYSFLRDWRTGQEIKINHELLSLLYRLGEKVDAKKPFEIFCGYRSPKTNAQLRKRNKGVARRSRHMTGDAVDFKIPGVRLRHLRNAATAEKVGGVGYYPKSGFVHVDIRERFTTW
- the rnc gene encoding ribonuclease III, which gives rise to MLDSFELLFKALGHHFESLPLLEEALTHPSASSAQSVPSYQRLEFFGDRVLGLVIAEMIFQDFPEENEGALSRRFTSLVRRETLARVAQEINLDDYVNVAGAELRAHGRQREPILADCCESVIAALYLDGGLDVAKAFIHRYWRPILQLGKTNLKDPKSLLQEWAQRNGKPIPEYKIIKSYGAHHQPTFVLEVRVAGVPAAQGKGSAKRDAAQAAAKAMLEQLGVEDKG
- the era gene encoding GTPase Era yields the protein MPVQEDKCGFVAVLGAPNAGKSTLINLLVGAKVSIVTPKVQTTRFRILGIALREHVQVILVDTPGIFNPKRRLERAMVKAAWGALRDADIVSVIVDVHRKDLQETLRILDYLQRADKKPILILNKIDLVPGERLLELAAELTKGREIEKTFMISATLGDGVEDFMNFCTQSLPKSPWLYPADQITNLPQRLMAAEITREKVYLYLHQELPYSIAVETDTWETFKNGSIKIHQTIYVQRESQKPIVLGKGGKQIKLIGEKSRQDLSTLLNCPVHLFLHVKVQENWVERPGHYKEVGLDFDA